The Paenibacillus sp. MBLB1832 genome has a window encoding:
- a CDS encoding EAL domain-containing protein translates to METITSSYHTSLVTFSILIAIIASFASLDLGIRIHKAKGFARQAWLAGGAFAMGMGIWSMHFIAMLAFHLNISITYQLSTVIFSVIPALLASWIALHIISRPSMRASHVFIGATFIAAGIVSMHYIGMEGMVMGATITYNPYLWALSAIIAYVVSLVALRLLFSVRLHAGTRTLWMRKLVSSIIMGLAICGMHYTGMAAATFHHDHTLEVSTSSLDTLFLAYLIGFGVLFILGLAFISTFIDRRFESQSKTLEKRFRSVVESAVDAIILADNKGRIILWNQGAHRMLGYGENEMIGKQMSTLFPERYNLLYRADIAKALQTGKSELLGHTVEMHALRNDQNELPIEVSIAIWEEEGSYFLSNIIRDISERKKSEEKINQMVYRDPLTGLPNRLLLNDRLMLALNQADANQQVIGIMFIDLDRFKYINDTLGHAMGDRLLVEVAGRFQSCVGKGDTLSRQGGDEFIILWTNTSEDDMMKKAQRIVELFSQSFSIEDHELFVTPSIGISLYPADGSDMDTLIKNADTAMYRVKEIGKNDFQFYTPEMNEMVSKKMQLEIGLRKALERKEFEVYYQPQIDVNSGRVIGVEALIRWEHPKLGFISPVEFIPIAEETGLIIPIGEWVLKEACRQNKEWQNQGFPAMRMAVNISSRQFKQSNLIAIVSKALEESGLEPHYLELELTESIIQDSKYAIMTMHQLKQMGIYLSIDDFGTGYSSLSYLKLFPIDSLKIDQSFTRNMFEDDKDAALVHTIISMAHNLDLKVIAEGVETEAQLAFLSQRQCNEAQGYLFSRPLPAHAISELIKHPYTYG, encoded by the coding sequence GTGGAGACTATCACAAGCAGCTATCATACTTCCCTTGTCACCTTTTCAATTTTGATAGCCATCATTGCATCATTCGCGTCACTTGACCTTGGCATTAGGATACATAAAGCGAAGGGATTTGCAAGGCAAGCATGGCTAGCAGGCGGAGCTTTTGCGATGGGGATGGGCATCTGGTCCATGCATTTCATTGCGATGTTGGCTTTTCATTTAAACATCAGCATAACTTATCAGCTTTCCACGGTCATTTTTTCGGTTATACCCGCACTACTCGCATCCTGGATAGCTTTACATATCATTAGTCGACCGTCTATGCGAGCTTCTCATGTGTTCATTGGAGCAACCTTCATTGCAGCAGGCATCGTCTCCATGCATTATATCGGCATGGAAGGAATGGTGATGGGAGCAACCATTACGTATAATCCATATTTATGGGCACTTTCTGCGATCATAGCGTATGTCGTTTCACTTGTTGCACTACGATTGTTATTCTCGGTAAGGCTGCATGCAGGTACTCGTACCTTATGGATGCGCAAATTGGTGAGTTCCATCATTATGGGGCTTGCGATTTGCGGGATGCATTATACGGGCATGGCAGCGGCAACGTTTCATCATGACCATACCCTTGAAGTATCGACAAGTAGTTTGGACACTTTATTTTTGGCGTATTTGATTGGATTCGGTGTGTTATTTATTCTGGGCTTAGCTTTCATAAGTACGTTTATTGATCGCCGCTTCGAATCCCAATCCAAAACACTGGAGAAACGTTTCCGCTCCGTGGTCGAATCAGCCGTCGATGCGATCATTTTAGCGGATAATAAAGGTCGCATTATCTTATGGAATCAAGGCGCTCATCGTATGTTAGGCTACGGAGAGAATGAAATGATCGGTAAGCAAATGAGTACTCTTTTTCCAGAGAGATATAATTTATTGTATCGAGCAGACATCGCGAAAGCACTGCAGACAGGTAAATCAGAATTGCTGGGGCATACGGTGGAAATGCATGCACTAAGAAATGACCAAAATGAGTTGCCGATTGAAGTGTCGATTGCTATATGGGAAGAAGAGGGAAGTTACTTCTTAAGCAATATCATTCGTGATATTTCTGAACGTAAAAAATCGGAAGAGAAAATAAATCAAATGGTTTATCGAGACCCTTTAACGGGGTTGCCTAATCGCCTGCTTTTAAATGATCGGCTGATGCTAGCCCTTAATCAAGCTGACGCGAATCAACAAGTGATCGGCATTATGTTTATTGATCTTGATCGATTCAAATACATTAATGACACACTCGGTCATGCGATGGGCGATCGACTCTTGGTTGAGGTCGCAGGGCGGTTTCAATCTTGTGTTGGAAAAGGTGATACGCTATCTCGCCAAGGCGGTGATGAGTTCATAATTCTGTGGACGAATACGTCGGAAGATGACATGATGAAAAAGGCGCAACGTATTGTGGAATTGTTTTCACAATCGTTCTCAATCGAAGATCACGAATTATTCGTGACACCTTCGATTGGGATCAGTCTTTACCCAGCAGATGGCAGTGATATGGATACGTTAATCAAAAATGCCGACACCGCGATGTATCGTGTGAAAGAGATCGGCAAAAATGATTTTCAATTTTATACACCTGAAATGAATGAAATGGTGTCTAAGAAAATGCAACTCGAAATCGGATTGCGCAAAGCTTTGGAGCGTAAGGAGTTTGAGGTGTATTACCAACCCCAAATCGATGTAAATTCTGGCAGGGTTATTGGTGTTGAGGCTTTAATTCGTTGGGAGCATCCAAAGCTTGGGTTCATTTCACCAGTAGAGTTCATTCCTATTGCCGAAGAAACAGGCTTAATTATCCCGATAGGGGAATGGGTGCTCAAAGAAGCGTGCCGCCAAAACAAAGAATGGCAGAACCAAGGGTTCCCTGCGATGCGGATGGCGGTTAACATATCATCACGTCAGTTTAAACAAAGTAATTTAATTGCAATTGTAAGTAAAGCGTTAGAAGAATCAGGACTTGAGCCGCATTATCTTGAGTTGGAATTAACGGAAAGTATTATTCAAGATTCCAAGTATGCGATCATGACCATGCATCAGTTGAAGCAGATGGGGATCTACTTGTCAATTGATGATTTTGGGACGGGCTACTCGTCACTGAGCTACCTCAAGCTATTTCCAATTGACAGTCTCAAAATTGATCAATCATTTACACGCAACATGTTCGAAGATGATAAAGATGCTGCGCTTGTACATACCATCATTTCAATGGCTCATAATTTGGACTTAAAGGTAATTGCAGAAGGTGTTGAAACCGAAGCTCAGCTTGCCTTTTTATCACAGCGTCAGTGTAATGAAGCACAAGGTTACTTATTTAGTAGACCGCTTCCTGCACATGCGATATCAGAGCTGATCAAGCACCCATATACGTATGGTTAA
- a CDS encoding 2-oxoacid:acceptor oxidoreductase family protein — translation MVTLPKLNDLGFFEIRLESIGGLGANLAGKMLAEAGVVGVGLNGVSFSSYGSEKKGSAVKAHIRFCDMDTQIRDTSPVERPHVVGVFHESLSKTVNVISGIYEDSTVLVNSTKSPDELKEKMKLRGGTIAVIDAIGISLEEKNRVNMAMLGALFRLCDFLDPDVMRGVIRKSLEKKYPLAVAPALRTFDRGYNEVKFQTYALPEGQSMPDFVRMDTPVLGFATQPIGGVVTNPGNSILKDLSISRAGMMPHFHEDKCIHCASCDNVCPDFCFVWDELPDKKGRPQMFLQGIDYQYCKGCLKCVQACPTEALSQEREEDGYADLHRMPHRFNLAINS, via the coding sequence ATGGTAACTTTACCTAAATTGAACGATCTCGGTTTTTTCGAGATTAGGCTGGAATCCATCGGCGGTCTAGGCGCAAATCTAGCAGGCAAGATGCTGGCAGAAGCAGGAGTCGTTGGCGTTGGTTTGAACGGTGTTAGTTTCTCATCCTATGGATCAGAGAAGAAAGGATCAGCCGTAAAAGCGCATATTCGTTTTTGTGACATGGATACGCAGATTCGGGATACGTCTCCCGTTGAACGACCGCATGTTGTTGGTGTTTTTCATGAATCGCTTTCCAAAACTGTAAACGTTATCAGTGGCATCTATGAGGATAGTACTGTACTAGTAAATTCTACAAAGTCTCCGGATGAGCTGAAAGAAAAGATGAAGCTTCGAGGAGGAACGATTGCTGTTATTGATGCGATCGGTATTTCGTTGGAGGAGAAAAATCGGGTCAATATGGCGATGCTGGGAGCCTTGTTCCGGTTATGTGATTTTCTTGATCCCGACGTGATGCGCGGCGTCATTCGGAAGTCGTTAGAGAAGAAGTATCCGCTTGCGGTAGCTCCAGCGTTGCGCACATTTGACCGCGGATACAACGAGGTTAAATTTCAAACGTATGCGCTTCCAGAAGGGCAGTCCATGCCTGATTTTGTACGAATGGATACACCGGTTCTTGGGTTTGCAACCCAGCCGATCGGCGGTGTTGTGACGAATCCTGGTAATAGTATTTTGAAAGATTTGAGCATTTCCCGCGCGGGTATGATGCCACATTTTCATGAAGATAAATGTATTCATTGCGCTTCCTGCGACAATGTGTGCCCTGACTTCTGCTTTGTTTGGGATGAGCTCCCTGACAAAAAAGGCCGTCCGCAAATGTTCCTGCAAGGTATTGACTATCAGTATTGCAAAGGCTGTCTGAAATGTGTACAGGCTTGTCCAACCGAAGCGCTCTCACAGGAGCGGGAAGAAGATGGTTATGCTGATCTTCATCGCATGCCTCATCGTTTCAATCTAGCTATAAACTCTTAG
- a CDS encoding RicAFT regulatory complex protein RicA family protein produces MSHCDHTHDDNQPHAFKVEEFTNTEMIVREDILAKAKELANLLTTSNEVQFYQKAEKQIASNPDIQGLISAIKKKQKEIVAFETFQNKKMVEKIENEIEVLQDQLDEIPIVNEFKQTQEDINYLLQLVMSVVRDTISEKINVEAGAAEAPTSCD; encoded by the coding sequence ATGTCCCACTGTGATCACACACATGATGATAATCAGCCTCACGCGTTCAAAGTTGAAGAGTTTACAAATACGGAAATGATCGTTCGTGAAGATATTTTGGCAAAAGCGAAAGAACTCGCTAATTTGCTCACAACATCGAATGAAGTTCAGTTTTATCAAAAAGCTGAAAAGCAAATCGCCTCAAATCCTGATATTCAGGGATTAATTAGTGCCATTAAGAAAAAGCAAAAGGAAATCGTTGCGTTTGAAACGTTCCAAAACAAGAAGATGGTCGAAAAAATCGAGAATGAAATTGAAGTGCTGCAAGATCAACTCGATGAAATTCCGATCGTGAATGAGTTCAAACAGACACAAGAAGACATCAATTATTTGCTGCAACTTGTGATGTCTGTTGTCCGTGATACGATCTCCGAAAAAATTAATGTAGAAGCAGGCGCGGCAGAAGCACCTACATCATGTGATTAA
- a CDS encoding IS3 family transposase — translation MSKKHFNHIEREQLTNNRYVLRVSEKSITYSDEFKRLFIDQYLLKRTPREIFELCGFHVEVLGLKRIEQCADRWKKAYEKDGIIGLADSRKEAVLRPSRRALSPDEIIARQEAKIRLLEAQLEYVKKSDRNERRLLANGENLNQSECFKLIQEAAQQGLGRMTRYFCQLLNVSRSGFYNYLNSADKRQKRALADEQAGALIKKAFNRKGYKKGSRSIKMTLENVYNTCYNLKRIRRLMKKFDLVCPHRKPNPYRLMAKATQEHRTLPNKLQRNFKKGIPGLVLLTDITYLPYGKSQTAYLSTILDASTGELLAHTLSESLHLPLATGTIETLMRQRRLKLHKDAFIHSDQGSHYTSPTYQKLLKTKGIGQSMSRRGNCWDNAPQESFFGHMKDHVKSLNCTTLVELQREVNRYVHYYNHHRYQWGLKKMTPVQYRNHLLSAA, via the coding sequence ATGAGTAAAAAACACTTTAATCATATCGAACGGGAGCAATTAACGAACAACCGATATGTCTTACGAGTCAGTGAAAAATCAATTACGTATTCAGATGAATTCAAACGTTTGTTCATCGATCAGTACCTGTTAAAGAGAACGCCTAGAGAGATATTTGAATTATGTGGGTTTCATGTGGAAGTCCTCGGGTTGAAGCGTATTGAACAGTGTGCAGATCGATGGAAGAAAGCCTACGAGAAAGACGGAATCATTGGACTTGCAGACTCACGTAAAGAAGCCGTGCTGCGTCCTTCAAGACGTGCCTTGTCGCCTGATGAGATCATTGCTAGACAAGAAGCGAAGATTAGACTTTTGGAGGCTCAATTAGAATACGTAAAAAAGTCAGACAGGAACGAAAGGAGGCTGTTAGCAAACGGGGAAAACCTAAACCAAAGTGAGTGTTTCAAACTGATTCAAGAGGCTGCCCAGCAAGGCTTGGGGCGAATGACACGTTACTTTTGCCAATTGCTTAATGTGTCTCGATCTGGGTTTTACAATTACCTGAACTCTGCGGACAAGCGCCAGAAGCGTGCGCTGGCGGACGAGCAAGCAGGTGCGCTCATTAAGAAAGCTTTTAACCGAAAAGGCTACAAAAAGGGCTCCAGATCCATTAAGATGACGTTGGAGAACGTATATAATACCTGTTACAACCTGAAGCGTATACGAAGGCTCATGAAAAAATTTGACCTCGTATGTCCTCATCGAAAGCCTAACCCGTATCGGCTTATGGCCAAAGCAACACAAGAACACCGCACGCTTCCCAATAAGCTACAGCGGAATTTCAAGAAAGGAATTCCAGGTCTTGTGCTGCTCACCGACATAACCTATCTTCCGTATGGCAAATCGCAGACGGCTTATTTGTCGACTATTTTGGATGCCTCCACAGGAGAGCTTCTAGCACATACCCTCTCCGAATCCCTCCATTTGCCACTAGCAACAGGAACCATTGAAACGTTAATGAGGCAGAGGCGTTTGAAGCTCCATAAGGATGCCTTCATTCACTCGGATCAAGGGAGCCATTACACGAGCCCGACCTACCAGAAATTATTGAAGACTAAAGGCATTGGACAATCAATGTCAAGACGAGGGAATTGCTGGGACAATGCCCCACAGGAGTCCTTCTTCGGTCATATGAAAGATCATGTAAAGAGCTTAAACTGCACAACTTTGGTAGAATTGCAACGAGAAGTTAACCGATATGTTCATTATTACAATCATCACAGATACCAGTGGGGATTAAAAAAGATGACTCCTGTACAGTACAGGAATCATCTCTTAAGTGCAGCATAG
- a CDS encoding low molecular weight protein-tyrosine-phosphatase yields the protein MIKVLFVCLGNICRSPMAEAVFRHQVKAAGLQNVISIDSAGTGDWHIGHPPHQGTREILDQHQISYEGMRARQVRPNDFHDFTYIIAMDDSNVTNLASFAPKTVQGEQRASIHKLLDFSSNRDETEVPDPYYTGKFQEVYDLVEESCRQLLAYIVQKESLAE from the coding sequence ATGATTAAAGTTCTTTTCGTTTGTTTAGGTAACATTTGCCGTTCCCCGATGGCAGAAGCAGTATTTCGTCATCAGGTAAAGGCTGCTGGCTTACAAAATGTCATTTCCATTGATTCTGCAGGAACAGGGGATTGGCATATCGGACATCCGCCGCATCAGGGGACAAGAGAAATACTGGATCAACATCAGATTTCATATGAAGGCATGCGTGCAAGGCAGGTTCGCCCAAACGATTTCCATGACTTCACATACATCATTGCCATGGATGATAGTAATGTAACCAATCTGGCTTCCTTCGCGCCAAAGACTGTTCAAGGAGAGCAGCGGGCATCGATCCATAAGCTCTTGGACTTCTCAAGCAATCGTGATGAAACGGAAGTGCCAGATCCTTACTATACAGGTAAGTTTCAAGAGGTATATGACTTGGTCGAAGAAAGCTGCCGTCAATTGCTTGCTTACATCGTTCAAAAGGAATCGCTAGCGGAATAA
- a CDS encoding HAMP domain-containing sensor histidine kinase, which yields MLYLIAAIELHGVFYMMSAALLHLVIAPHFINKPVQLNILFTCILSTFILLYWNFSDIEPLIYSLQLAPVCLIFVTLCVGMIPSILTWVMFNLGCMFVLNYYWEPALLSSTFTLIISLLFRNHIATASLKIKLAYATGILIMYELLYAPLTPYFRSSFSFYTGYVVLFAFISLWVMMGLLYFINNYEIQKKKIAQLEKNRMLAELSATISHEIRNPLTSTRGFLQLLKQSNLTDADRKRYLDMALSGVDQSTTILTDFLNYAKPSKNLLEQLNIQQELDHTIRFITPYAADSLVSIDVSHESDTPLFILGESQKLRQCFLNIIKNAIESMPNGGKLSLRTWKHPNAVQISITDTGVGMTPSQLNAIGKPFFTTKEHGTGLGLVVVMNMIQKMNGKISFSSSLNCGTRCSISFQLK from the coding sequence TTGCTTTATTTAATCGCTGCCATCGAGCTGCATGGTGTCTTTTATATGATGAGCGCTGCCCTGCTCCACCTTGTCATTGCTCCACATTTTATTAACAAACCCGTACAATTAAATATATTATTCACCTGCATTCTCAGTACGTTTATCCTGCTTTACTGGAACTTCTCGGACATTGAGCCGTTAATATACTCTTTGCAATTAGCGCCTGTCTGCTTAATCTTCGTGACCCTCTGCGTTGGTATGATACCGTCAATCCTGACTTGGGTGATGTTCAATTTAGGTTGTATGTTTGTTTTGAACTACTATTGGGAACCTGCACTACTTAGCAGTACTTTTACATTGATCATTTCGTTACTATTCAGAAATCATATTGCCACTGCCTCTTTGAAAATCAAGCTAGCCTATGCCACGGGTATTCTCATTATGTATGAGCTCCTGTATGCACCTTTGACGCCTTATTTCAGATCATCCTTTTCCTTCTATACGGGTTATGTCGTCTTATTTGCTTTCATATCCTTATGGGTCATGATGGGCTTGCTCTACTTCATCAACAACTATGAAATCCAGAAAAAAAAGATTGCTCAATTGGAGAAAAATCGCATGCTCGCCGAGTTATCCGCGACGATCTCTCACGAAATTCGAAATCCGCTTACCTCAACACGCGGTTTTTTACAACTGTTGAAACAATCCAATCTCACGGATGCTGATCGCAAACGATATCTCGATATGGCCCTATCTGGCGTCGATCAATCCACAACGATTTTGACAGATTTCCTGAATTATGCGAAGCCTTCAAAGAACTTGCTAGAACAGCTCAATATCCAACAGGAATTGGATCATACCATTCGATTTATTACTCCATATGCAGCGGATTCATTAGTCTCTATTGATGTATCACATGAGAGTGACACTCCGCTCTTTATTTTGGGTGAATCTCAGAAACTGCGGCAATGCTTCCTGAATATAATTAAAAATGCAATTGAATCCATGCCCAATGGCGGAAAGCTTTCCTTACGCACCTGGAAACACCCGAACGCTGTTCAAATCTCGATTACGGACACAGGTGTCGGCATGACCCCCTCTCAGTTGAATGCGATCGGCAAGCCGTTTTTCACGACCAAAGAACACGGAACAGGACTTGGGCTCGTCGTCGTCATGAATATGATTCAGAAAATGAATGGCAAAATCTCTTTCTCAAGCAGTCTTAACTGTGGCACAAGGTGTTCCATTAGCTTTCAACTCAAATAA
- the miaB gene encoding tRNA (N6-isopentenyl adenosine(37)-C2)-methylthiotransferase MiaB gives MSKENQNTSDLKSDKVKDYSKYFDFSDAKVVSQDEDKTTYRIKGRNIQINSAPNYKDEKQRGKEDIQVHYDFAIPEDMQAFGKDKYYLITTYGCQMNEHDTEVMKGLFEQMGYQATEDKQLADVILLNTCAIRENAEDKVFGELGHLKTLKAQKPGLILGVCGCMSQEASVVNRIMQRHAFVDLIFGTHNIHRLPSLLKDAFFNKEMVVEVWSKEGDIVENLPKKREGIRAWLNIMYGCDKFCTYCIVPYTRGKERSRRPQDVLAEVRDLARQGFQEITLLGQNVNAYGKDFEDITYSFADLMDDIRKIDVPRIRFTTSHPRDFDDDLIEVLGKRGNLVEHIHLPVQAGNTEVLKRMSRKYSRDHYLQLVDKIRATIPDAVLTTDIIVGFPGETDEQFEDTMTLYEKVGFDFAFTFIYSPREGTPAAEMEDNVPMEVKKQRLYRLNELVNQLSKDSNEKLLNQTVEVLVEGESKNNPDVLAGRTRTNKLIHFTGDPSLIGQMVDVKVTQAQTWILKGEIVPKPLEVSV, from the coding sequence ATGTCAAAGGAGAACCAGAATACATCGGACTTAAAATCCGACAAGGTTAAGGATTACTCCAAATACTTTGACTTCTCTGATGCGAAGGTAGTAAGTCAAGATGAAGATAAAACGACGTATCGCATTAAAGGACGAAATATTCAGATCAATTCAGCACCGAATTATAAAGATGAGAAGCAACGTGGGAAAGAGGATATTCAGGTTCATTACGATTTTGCAATTCCTGAAGATATGCAGGCATTTGGTAAGGACAAGTATTATCTTATAACGACCTATGGTTGCCAAATGAACGAGCATGATACCGAAGTGATGAAGGGTCTGTTCGAGCAAATGGGCTATCAGGCAACAGAGGACAAGCAATTAGCAGATGTCATCCTTCTAAACACGTGTGCGATACGTGAAAATGCGGAAGATAAAGTGTTCGGTGAGCTAGGTCATTTGAAGACATTGAAAGCGCAAAAGCCTGGACTTATTCTTGGCGTTTGCGGTTGTATGTCCCAAGAGGCATCTGTCGTCAATCGCATTATGCAAAGGCATGCCTTTGTAGATTTGATATTCGGAACCCACAATATTCATCGATTGCCGAGTCTTTTGAAGGATGCCTTTTTTAACAAAGAAATGGTTGTTGAGGTATGGTCGAAGGAAGGCGATATCGTTGAGAATCTTCCCAAAAAACGGGAGGGGATCCGCGCTTGGTTGAACATCATGTACGGTTGTGACAAGTTCTGTACCTACTGTATTGTCCCATACACACGTGGGAAAGAGAGAAGTCGCAGACCGCAAGATGTGCTGGCAGAAGTGAGGGACTTAGCTCGCCAAGGCTTTCAAGAAATTACACTGCTTGGACAAAACGTCAATGCCTATGGCAAAGACTTTGAAGATATAACGTACTCCTTCGCTGATTTGATGGATGATATACGAAAAATTGATGTTCCACGTATTCGTTTCACAACATCGCATCCTCGCGATTTCGATGATGACTTAATCGAAGTGTTAGGTAAACGAGGCAACCTTGTTGAACATATTCACTTGCCAGTGCAAGCAGGAAACACGGAAGTACTGAAACGAATGAGCCGGAAGTATTCCAGGGATCACTATCTTCAACTGGTTGATAAAATTCGTGCAACCATTCCAGATGCCGTCCTTACGACGGATATCATCGTTGGGTTCCCTGGTGAGACGGATGAGCAGTTCGAAGATACGATGACGCTGTACGAAAAGGTCGGATTCGACTTCGCTTTCACCTTCATTTATTCTCCGAGAGAAGGAACGCCGGCAGCGGAAATGGAAGACAACGTGCCGATGGAAGTGAAGAAGCAGCGTTTATACCGTCTCAATGAGCTTGTTAATCAGTTAAGTAAAGACAGCAATGAGAAGCTGTTGAATCAAACGGTTGAAGTATTGGTTGAAGGCGAAAGTAAGAACAACCCGGATGTACTTGCGGGTCGTACGCGTACGAATAAGCTGATCCACTTCACTGGCGATCCATCCCTCATTGGTCAAATGGTTGACGTCAAAGTGACGCAGGCGCAAACGTGGATTTTGAAAGGCGAGATTGTGCCTAAGCCGTTAGAAGTTTCTGTTTAA
- a CDS encoding phosphonate ABC transporter ATP-binding protein, with protein sequence MLTVRNLSKVFPPDNQVLSQISFQVDAGEFIAVIGSSGSGKTTLLRCISHQEKWSSGQLIYNSNDITKPGPWDRFKLGKDFAYLEEKPTLNRNKSAVKNVLMGRVYQAPLRILTGLTSRNEHVDSMDYLEKVGLLDKGDKKVGQLSGGEQQRVAIAKSLILGPKILVADEPVSGLDPKSTEYILQDLKSLCKDRNMSVIATLHKVELAERFATRIWGVSEGRIVLDIPARPLTLREKKLVFGEI encoded by the coding sequence ATGCTGACAGTTCGTAATTTAAGTAAAGTATTTCCTCCAGACAACCAAGTATTATCGCAGATTAGTTTTCAGGTCGATGCCGGTGAATTTATTGCGGTTATTGGAAGCAGTGGAAGCGGGAAGACAACCTTGCTGCGCTGCATCAGCCATCAAGAGAAATGGTCTAGCGGGCAGCTCATCTATAACTCCAATGACATTACGAAGCCAGGTCCGTGGGATCGATTTAAATTAGGAAAAGATTTTGCCTATTTGGAAGAAAAGCCTACGTTGAATCGAAATAAAAGCGCTGTCAAGAATGTGTTGATGGGGCGCGTTTACCAAGCACCTTTGCGCATACTTACAGGCTTAACCTCTCGGAATGAACACGTGGATAGCATGGACTATCTGGAGAAAGTAGGTTTGCTCGATAAAGGTGATAAGAAAGTAGGCCAACTCAGCGGTGGCGAACAACAGCGTGTGGCAATCGCGAAATCACTGATTCTAGGACCGAAGATTCTCGTTGCAGACGAGCCTGTCTCTGGACTTGATCCGAAATCTACCGAGTATATTCTGCAGGATCTGAAATCACTTTGCAAAGATCGGAACATGAGCGTGATTGCAACCTTACACAAAGTTGAATTAGCGGAACGATTCGCTACCCGCATTTGGGGCGTATCTGAGGGTAGAATCGTGTTGGATATTCCAGCTAGGCCGCTTACGTTGCGTGAGAAAAAGCTCGTATTTGGTGAAATTTAA